The DNA window TACGACTGGGTGATGCAGCAGCCGGTGCTGACCATGATCCTCCAGTCGCTGCCGCCCACCGTCTACCTGGCGCTGGCTGCGGTGGTCTGCGAGCTCCTCATCGCCATCCCGATCGGCGTGGTGGCGGCGGTGCGGCGCAACAGCTGGATCGACCAGGTGACCCGGACGGCCAGCCTGGTCGGGGTGGCGCTGCCGGTCTACTGGGTGGGCTCGCTGCTCCTGCTCTATCTGGGGTATTACGCCGGCCTCTTCCCGCTGGGCGGCTACTCCGCGGCGGGGGTGGTCCTGCCCGCGCTCTCGGTGGGCGTGACGGGCGCGGCCGTCTACGTGCGCATCCTCCGTTCCAGCATGCTGGAGGTGATGCGGCTGGACTACGTGCGCACCGCGCGCGCCAAGGGTCTCGCCGAGCGCGCCGTCATCTGGCGGCACATCTTCCGCAACGCGCTCATCCCCGTGGTCACCTACCTGGGCATGGACCTGGGCTACCTGCTGGGCGGGCTGGTGGTGACGGAGTACGTCTTCAACTGGCCGGGCCTCGGCCTCCTGCTCAACCACGCCATCGGCAACGTAGACGGCGCCCTGATCATGGGGCTGACCATGTTCAGCGCCTCGGCCATCGTGGTGATGAACCTGGTGGTGGACATCGTCT is part of the Bacillota bacterium genome and encodes:
- a CDS encoding ABC transporter permease, with the protein product MLQYILRRLVWTVVTIAVIIAVTFLITYAIPSDPARVIAGPHATPETLASIRAALGLNKPLLLRLVLYFGQVLQGDLGYDWVMQQPVLTMILQSLPPTVYLALAAVVCELLIAIPIGVVAAVRRNSWIDQVTRTASLVGVALPVYWVGSLLLLYLGYYAGLFPLGGYSAAGVVLPALSVGVTGAAVYVRILRSSMLEVMRLDYVRTARAKGLAERAVIWRHIFRNALIPVVTYLGMDLGYLLGGLVVTEYVFNWPGLGLLLNHAIGNVDGALIMGLTMFSASAIVVMNLVVDIVYAFLDPRISYA